A region of the Pantoea alfalfae genome:
GCCTTTGCGCGTCACCAACACCGACTCGCCAAAGTGCATTTCCCGCTCCACATAGTTGTGATGGCAGTTCACTGCTTCCAGGTGCGTACTAAAAGGCTTACTGATGACACGGGACATCGCCGCCAGCACACGCTCCATCATGGCTTCGCGATTATGGCGGGCGAAATCCTGCGCCCAGCTCACCGCTTCCACATAGTCGTTAAAATGCCTGCTGCCCTCCCTAAAATAAGCGAGGTTACGATCCGGCAGATTGGCGATATGACGCTGCATATCTTTCTGCGCCAGCGCGATAAACAGATTACCGATGGCGTTTCCTACGCCGCGCGATCCACTGTGCAGCATCACCCAGACCTGCTGGCATTCATCCAGGCAAACTTCAATAAAGTGATTGCCCGTCCCCAGTGTTCCCAGATGCTGATAGTTGTTGGTTTTGAACAGCGCGGGATGCTTCTGCGTCAGCGTATTAAAGCGCGGCGCCAGTTCAGCCCAGTGGCGATCCACCTCCTGCGGCGGAGTCTGCCAGGCACCCTTATCGCGACGGGAGCGGGTATTCGTACGGCCATGCGGCACCGCCTGCTCAATGGCACTGCGGACGCCCGACAGATTGTCCGGCAGATCGCTGGCCATCAGCGAGGTGCGCACCGCAATCATGCCACAGCCAATATCCACGCCGACCGCCGCCGGGATAATGGCGCCTTTAGTCGGGATCACGCTGCCGATGGTGGATCCTTTGCCCAGATGCACGTCTGGCATCACCGCCAGATGGCGAAAGATAAACGGCATTTTTGCCGTGTTCAGCAGTTGATCGCGCGCTTCTGGCTC
Encoded here:
- a CDS encoding RtcB family protein; its protein translation is MKNSYQTLQQEKGVPIKMWTNGVPVEPEARDQLLNTAKMPFIFRHLAVMPDVHLGKGSTIGSVIPTKGAIIPAAVGVDIGCGMIAVRTSLMASDLPDNLSGVRSAIEQAVPHGRTNTRSRRDKGAWQTPPQEVDRHWAELAPRFNTLTQKHPALFKTNNYQHLGTLGTGNHFIEVCLDECQQVWVMLHSGSRGVGNAIGNLFIALAQKDMQRHIANLPDRNLAYFREGSRHFNDYVEAVSWAQDFARHNREAMMERVLAAMSRVISKPFSTHLEAVNCHHNYVEREMHFGESVLVTRKGAVSAQKGQMGIIPGSMGAKSFIVRGLGNEESFCSCSHGAGRTMSRTAAKARFTVEDQRRATAHVECRKDKEVIDEIPMAYKNIDAVMAAQSSLVEVVHTLSQVVCVKG